TACGGTGGAGACGGTGCTGCAGCGACCGGTGCGCCTGCCGGGCTACGTGGTACCGCTGGCCAACGCGCAGGACGGGCGGCTGACCGAATTCCTGTTCGTGCCGTACTACGGTGCCTGCATCCACGTGCCACCACCACCACCGAACCAGATCGTGCACGTGGTGCTGCCCCGGCCGATCGAGATGCCGGACATGTACTCGCCATTTTTCCTGGCCGGCACCCTGCGTGCCGAACGGTTGGATGACGATCTGGCTGGTTCGGCCTACACCATGCGTGACGCACAGCTGAGGCCCTATGAACCGTAGCCACCTGCTGCTCCTGCTGGGATGCCTGTGGTTGGCGGGCTGCACGTCGCCGGGCAGCGATGCCGTGGTGGCCACGCCGCAGGACAAGCCGGCACCCTTGGCCATGGCCGAAGCGCCCGTCGACCGCTGGGATGCACTGCGGCCCGACGAAGTCACCTACCAGCGCCCGCCGCCGCAGATCGGCCTGTCACGCGATGGCATGGACGGCGTGGGCGGCCTGATCGACGACACTGGCTCCGGCACGCCACCGGGGCAGGAGATCGACCATTCCAGCCCGGATCGCGCCAAGCAGTTCGGCTCTTCGCGTGTGGTCGATGCCGTAGACGGCCGCGCAGTGGACCTGGACGGTTACATGGTACCGCTCGGCACCAACGATGCCGGCCTGGTCGATGAACTGCTGTTCGTGCCGTTCTATGGGGCGTGCATCCACGTGCCGCCACCACCGCCGAACCAGATCATCCATGTGACCCTGGCGACACCGATCGCGCTGGGCGACCTGTGGGATCCGTACCGGCTTGCCGGCCGCCTGCAGGTGAAGCGTTTCGATGCGGATATCGCCAGCGCGTCCTACGATGTGGCGGCGGCCACGCTCACGGCGATCCACAACTGATGCGCAGGCGCTGGATCATTGCTGCCGGGGGACTGCTGGCGGCGCTCGCGCTGCTGATGTGGTGGCAACGGCAGTCTGCACCCACCGCGCCGCCGGCGGTGGCGTTTCCGGCACCCGCGCCGGATGCCAGCCAGCGCATCGAACAGTACCTGGGTGACGACAATGCATTCCGCAACGACGTGCTGTTCCTGCTCGCGGCAACCCTGCGTGATCGCTGCCAGCCGGCGCAGGCGGGATTGCTGGCGCGCATGGCCAATCGTGCATCACTGCCGGTGCTGGCGGCGGTCAGCGCGGTGACCCAGCAGGATCCATCGCTGGACCGGCCGATCTACCAGTACATCCAGCATCGCGCCGATGCCACGCAGTGCGGCCAGCCGCTGCAGATGCCATTGGGTGGTGGACGGAGCATGGCGGTGGACATCGAGCAGTACGCGCGCACCTTCCCCGACAGCTATTTCGACCCGCAGCGCAGCAGCGAGCCACGCGATTTCGGTGGGCTGTCGTTGCAGCAGCGCGCCGGCAACGCCTGCAACAGCGTGGTGTACTCGGTGCTGCCGCTGGGTGGTGCCGACTGGCGTTGCAGCAGCCTGCGGGCGAATGCGCGTTCGCGGGTGCGCGGGCTATGCGAAGACGAGCTGCGGCGCCAGCATGGGGGGACTGGTGGGGAGCTGGACATGGCCGTGGGGCAGGGCATGCAGGGGGCGGTGGTATCGGCGATCGCCGCGTTGCCGCAGGACTGCCAATGAAGGTTCCATTCCGCAGAGCGTGGCCCGGCGAGACGTACGCGGGAAGATGAACATTTCCCGCCGGGCAACCTGAATTGCTGTCCGGACAGCCATAACTATACAGGACATCCGGTATAGTTATGGCCGTACTTCACCCCATCAGGTTGTCCCATGGCTCTGTCCCAGCCTTTGGCCGGTGCTCCGGCCCTGTCGCGTGCCCGTCGCTGGGCACTGTTGTTCACCGTCGCTGCCGGCCTGTTGCTGGTCACGCTGGACAACTCCGTGCTCTACACCGCACTGCCCACGCTGACCGAAGAACTCTCGGCCAGTGCCGGCCAGGCGCTGTGGATCATCAACGCCTATCCGCTGGTGATGGCCGGCCTGCTGCTGGGTGCGGGTACGCTGGGCGACCGCATCGGCCACCGCCGCATGTTCCTGATCGGCCTGGTGGTGTTCGGCGTGGCCTCGCTGGCGGCGGCGTTCGCCGACACCGCAGCGCAGCTGATTGCCGCACGCGCGTTCCTGGCGGTCGGCGCGGCAGCAATGATGCCGGCCACGCTGGCGCTGATCGGCCTGAGCTTCCATGAGGAGCGCGAGCGCAACATCGCCATTGCGATCTGGGGCTCGGTGGCCATCGTCGGCGCGGCGCTTGGCCCGATCATCGGCGGCTGGTTGCTGCAGCATTTCTGGTGGGGCTCGGTGTTCCTGATCAACGTGCCGGTGGTGGTGGTCGCCTTCGTGGCCACGCTGCTGCTGGCGCCGGAAGGCCAGCGTGACACCTCGCGGCCCTGGGACCTGGTTTCGTCGCTGCTGGCATTGGCCGCTCTTTCCGGCCTCGTGCTGGCGATCAAGTCGCTGATCGCCACGCCGCCATCGTATGGACTGGGCGCTGGTGCGCTGCTGTTGGCCATGGTGACCGGCGCGGCGTTCGCTCGTCGCCAACAACAGCTGCCGTATCCGCTGCTGGACTTCGCGATCTTCCGCAACCCGGCGTTCCTGGCCGGCACGTTGTCGGCGGTATTCACCCTGTTCGCGATGGCCGGCCTGCAGCTGGTCACCACCCAGCGCTTCCAGCTGGTGGCGGGCTTTACGCCGCTGCAGGCGGGGCTGCTGGTATCGGTGGCAGCACTGGGCAGCCTGCCCAGTGCGCTGCTGGGCGGCAGCATCCTGCATCGGGTCGGCCTGCGTCCGTTGATCTGCGGCGGCCTGGCTGCGGGTGCGCTGGGTGTCGGCGTGGTGGCGTTCGGCTTCCCGCACGGGCTCGGCTGGGTGGTGGCAGGCATGGCGATCACCGGTTTCGGCATGGGTTCGGCCATCTCGGTGGCGTCCACCGCCATCCTCAACAATGTGCCGGCACACCGGGCAGGCATGGCCTCGTCGGTGGAAGAGGTGTCCTATGAGTTCGGCGGCCTGCTGGCGGTGGCGATGCTGGGCAGCCTGAGCGCCGCGATGTACAGCGCATTCCTGCCGGTCTCGGCCGACATGCCTGTACTTGCCCGGGAAGGCTTCACCCAGGCGCTGCATGCCGCGCGCGAGAGCGGGCAGGGCGAGTGGTTCGCATTGGCTGCGGCGGCGTATGACCGTGGCTACCAGATCGTGCTGCTGGTGATCACGGCGGTGCTGGCGCTTGGCGCGACGATCCTGGCGCGCCTGCTGCGCGGCCGCGTTGGCAGCCGCGAGGGCGCGGCCGATCGCGTAAAATGACGCGATGAGAACCAGCAAGCGCGACCGCATCCTCGACGCCGCCGTCAACGTGATCAATCGTGACGGCGTGCGTGCGGTGACCTTCGAGTCGGTGGCGGCCGAGGCCAAGCTGACCCGTGGTGGCCTGCTGTATCACTTCCCGTCGCGCGAGGCGCTGCTGCGCGGCATCGACGAGCATCTGGTGCAGGCCTGGGAGACGTCGATGGAAACGCTGTTGGGCAAGACTGCCGAGCAGGCCACTGCGCTGGAGCGTTACCAGACCTTCGTGCGCGTGTCGGCCCAGAGCGCCACCCGTGCCGAGCTGATGTTCATGCTGGAATCGGCCGACCCTGAAGCGGGCGAGCGTCCGTGGGGCCCGGCGGTCCAGCGCTGGGCACCGTCCGCGCCGGAGGCCGGGAATGTCGACCCGACGACGCTCGACAATTTCGTGGCGCGCTTGGCGGCTGATGGCCTGTGGATCTATGAGGCGATGTACGAAGGGCAGCTGGATGAAGATGTGCGCGCCCAGGTTGCCGAGCGCATCGCCGGGTTGCTGGCGAAGTCTGATGGGTCGCCGCACTTGTAGAGTCGAGCCATGCTCGACTGCTCTTCGGTCAGGCAACGAAACCCCCGCGCTACCCAGCCGGCGCTACGCTCGCGGCCAACCACGCCCGCGGCGAGGCCCCCAACCGCTTGCGGAACGCCTTCGACAGCGAGGCGGTATCGGCAAACCCCACCTCGATCGCCACCTGCTTGACCGCCATGCCGGCCCGCAGCTGCGCGCAGGCCAGACTCAGCCGCCAGTCCAGCAGGTAGCTGGCCGGCGTGGCCTGCATCACGTCCTTGAACACCGCTGCGAACGCACTGCGCGACATGCCGGCGGTCGCGGCCATGCGCGGCAGCGTCCATTCGTCCTGCGGCGCCTGGTGCATCGCCACTAGTGTGCGTGCCAGCCGTGCATCGGACAGGCCGCGCATCAGCCCATGGCTGACGCCTGCTGCATCCGGGTGATCGACCACCCAGCGCAGGATCTGGATCAGCGCCACCTCGAACAGGCGATTGGTCAGCAGCCGGGAACCGCAGCGCTGGCGATCGGCCTCGGCAAACAGCAGCTGCAGGGTGTCATCCAGTTCGCCGATGGCCGCCAGCGGCACCACAATCACCGGTGGCAGCGACTGCACGATCGGATTGCGCGCACCGCCATCGAAATCCAGCGTGGCGCAGGTGAAATCCGGGCCATCCAGCGGTGCGTTGAAGAACACGTGGTGCAGCGGCTGCGGATACAACAGCAGGCTGGGTGTGTCGATCTTCAACCGGGGCAGCGCGATATCGCCGCCGGGATGGCGGACCTCCATTTCACCCTGGCGCAGGATGTGCAGGAAGGCACGACCGGGCTGCGGCTCGAAGACATGGCGCCCGCACAGCGGACCGCTGTGGAACAGCGCGGCCTGCACCCGGAAGCGCTCCAGCAGGGAGGAGAGGCGGTCGGGTGGGGAGGTGTCGGCGGGCGTGCTCATGGATGAATGGACAACAGGTTTGGCTGATTTAGCCTGATTCGTCCGGCGAGTCTACCTAGGATGAGCGGGTCGTCCAATCCCGGGCGCTTTCCCAAGGAAATCCACCATGTCCCGTGTCCCCCTGATCGATGCCGCCAACACCACCGCCAACCGCCAGGCCCTGCTGGGCCAGGTCCACGCCGCTTTCGGCGCCACCCCGGCAATGTTCCGCGCCGTTGCCAATTCCCCTGCCGCTCTGCAGAGCATGTGGGGTTCGTTCGGTGCGCTGGGCGGCGGTCGCCTGTCACCGCTGCTGGGCGAGCAGATCGCTGTGGCCATCGCCAATCGCAATGCCTGCGAGTACTGCCTGGCGGCGCACACCGCGCTGGGCCGCAAGGCCGGTGCCAGCAGCGAGCAGATGGCCGCCGCGCAGATCGGCCAGTCCAGCGATCCGGTTACCGCAGCTGCGCTGGACTTCGCGCTGAAGGTGGTCGAGCAGCGTGCGCGGATCACCGATGGCGATGTGCAGGCGCTGCGGACGGCCGGCTTCGACGACGAGCAGATCGTCGAGATTCTCGCCCACGTGGCGCTCAACCTGTTTACCAATTACGTCAACGTAGCATTCGACGTGCCGGTGGACTTCCCGAAGGTGGCGTTGCGCTGAGATTCGGTTCGGCCCGGGCGGCAGTGGTCGCCGGGGCCGGTCTGAATGGAGCCGGCCGGGTAGAGTCGACTGTCAGTCGACCATCGCGCGCAGCGCGGGGTTTTCGCGGGTCTGAACGAAGAGCAGTCGACTGACAGTCGACCCTACCCGGTCGATTCTACCCAGTCGATGCTACTTGTCGTTTGCCTGCAGTCGCTCGGGATGGGTATACACATTGAACCCGCTTTCCCGTGCGAACCCGACCAGGCACAGGCCTGCACCACGGGCCAGGTCGATCGCCAGCGCGGTCGGTGCCGAGACTGCCGCCAGCACGCTGGCACCGGCCCGCACGGCCTTGCTGACCATCTCGTAACTGGCCCGGCTGGAAATCACCAGCAGGCCGCCCTCGATCGTGTGTTCGTTGTGATGCAAGGCGCCGATCAGCTTGTCCAGCGCGTTGTGGCGACCGACATCCTCGCGCACCCAACCGATGCGGCCGCTGGCATCGGCCCAGGCCGCGGCGTGGGTCGAGCCACTCACCGCATTCATCGGCTGATGCTGCACCAGCGTGGCCAGCGCCCGTTGCAGGGCTGCCGGTGAATAGGTCCGGCGCTCACGCACCTCGGGCAGTGGCCGCAGCACCTCTTCCAGTTGGCGCGAACCGCACAGGCCACAGCCGCCGCGGCCGGGCAGCAGGCGCCCATTTGCCGGATCCAGGCCGGCGCCGGGCGCATCGCCGGTCACCGCCATCTGCAGTTCGATGCCCTCCAGTTGCGGGTGGATGTCGATCGACAGCAGCTGCGAGGGCGTAGCGATCAGACCCTCGCTGAGCGAGAACCCCAGCGCGAAGTCCTCCAGGTCGCAGGGCGTGGCCATCATCACTGCGAAGGCGGCGCCGTTGTAACGCAGCGCCACCGGCACTTCTTCGGCCACCACATCGACCAGCGGCTGTTGCCCCTCGCTGCGCCAGCGCTGCAACGGGCGCTGGGCCGTGCCGGCAGGCGGGGTGTGCGATGTGGGCGAATCAGGCATGCAGCGCGTCCGGACAAGGGAGATACGCAGGTGGTGGACCACCCACGGCATCGAGAATAGCGCAGCGGCCACGCGCTGACGCAGGTGTAACCGTTGTCATGGCAGGCTGCGCTGAAAACAGCGTGCACCCACTGGCGAAGCGGCGTGGGCCGTGCTTGACTGTGGGGCTGGCCGTGCCATCGAACGCGCCGCCGGACCGCGTTGTGCCGATTGTTGCTGCGTTCCTCCCGCCAGGTTCCCGAACATGTCCGAGCAGAAACCGCCGCGTTACAAGCCCTACAACCAGCCCGCCGGTGGCTGGG
This genomic window from Stenotrophomonas maltophilia contains:
- a CDS encoding DUF3299 domain-containing protein, with the translated sequence MRWMQALPMLLALAACERPVDTGVQALPPSPVVDRADPANAAEQELDWLQMMPKDELAALERGEGPEVEHNGNRRMPQFGTFRTVETVLQRPVRLPGYVVPLANAQDGRLTEFLFVPYYGACIHVPPPPPNQIVHVVLPRPIEMPDMYSPFFLAGTLRAERLDDDLAGSAYTMRDAQLRPYEP
- a CDS encoding DUF3299 domain-containing protein; translated protein: MNRSHLLLLLGCLWLAGCTSPGSDAVVATPQDKPAPLAMAEAPVDRWDALRPDEVTYQRPPPQIGLSRDGMDGVGGLIDDTGSGTPPGQEIDHSSPDRAKQFGSSRVVDAVDGRAVDLDGYMVPLGTNDAGLVDELLFVPFYGACIHVPPPPPNQIIHVTLATPIALGDLWDPYRLAGRLQVKRFDADIASASYDVAAATLTAIHN
- a CDS encoding MFS transporter, with protein sequence MALSQPLAGAPALSRARRWALLFTVAAGLLLVTLDNSVLYTALPTLTEELSASAGQALWIINAYPLVMAGLLLGAGTLGDRIGHRRMFLIGLVVFGVASLAAAFADTAAQLIAARAFLAVGAAAMMPATLALIGLSFHEERERNIAIAIWGSVAIVGAALGPIIGGWLLQHFWWGSVFLINVPVVVVAFVATLLLAPEGQRDTSRPWDLVSSLLALAALSGLVLAIKSLIATPPSYGLGAGALLLAMVTGAAFARRQQQLPYPLLDFAIFRNPAFLAGTLSAVFTLFAMAGLQLVTTQRFQLVAGFTPLQAGLLVSVAALGSLPSALLGGSILHRVGLRPLICGGLAAGALGVGVVAFGFPHGLGWVVAGMAITGFGMGSAISVASTAILNNVPAHRAGMASSVEEVSYEFGGLLAVAMLGSLSAAMYSAFLPVSADMPVLAREGFTQALHAARESGQGEWFALAAAAYDRGYQIVLLVITAVLALGATILARLLRGRVGSREGAADRVK
- a CDS encoding TetR/AcrR family transcriptional regulator, giving the protein MRTSKRDRILDAAVNVINRDGVRAVTFESVAAEAKLTRGGLLYHFPSREALLRGIDEHLVQAWETSMETLLGKTAEQATALERYQTFVRVSAQSATRAELMFMLESADPEAGERPWGPAVQRWAPSAPEAGNVDPTTLDNFVARLAADGLWIYEAMYEGQLDEDVRAQVAERIAGLLAKSDGSPHL
- a CDS encoding AraC family transcriptional regulator: MSTPADTSPPDRLSSLLERFRVQAALFHSGPLCGRHVFEPQPGRAFLHILRQGEMEVRHPGGDIALPRLKIDTPSLLLYPQPLHHVFFNAPLDGPDFTCATLDFDGGARNPIVQSLPPVIVVPLAAIGELDDTLQLLFAEADRQRCGSRLLTNRLFEVALIQILRWVVDHPDAAGVSHGLMRGLSDARLARTLVAMHQAPQDEWTLPRMAATAGMSRSAFAAVFKDVMQATPASYLLDWRLSLACAQLRAGMAVKQVAIEVGFADTASLSKAFRKRLGASPRAWLAASVAPAG
- a CDS encoding carboxymuconolactone decarboxylase family protein; this encodes MSRVPLIDAANTTANRQALLGQVHAAFGATPAMFRAVANSPAALQSMWGSFGALGGGRLSPLLGEQIAVAIANRNACEYCLAAHTALGRKAGASSEQMAAAQIGQSSDPVTAAALDFALKVVEQRARITDGDVQALRTAGFDDEQIVEILAHVALNLFTNYVNVAFDVPVDFPKVALR
- the fdhD gene encoding formate dehydrogenase accessory sulfurtransferase FdhD codes for the protein MPDSPTSHTPPAGTAQRPLQRWRSEGQQPLVDVVAEEVPVALRYNGAAFAVMMATPCDLEDFALGFSLSEGLIATPSQLLSIDIHPQLEGIELQMAVTGDAPGAGLDPANGRLLPGRGGCGLCGSRQLEEVLRPLPEVRERRTYSPAALQRALATLVQHQPMNAVSGSTHAAAWADASGRIGWVREDVGRHNALDKLIGALHHNEHTIEGGLLVISSRASYEMVSKAVRAGASVLAAVSAPTALAIDLARGAGLCLVGFARESGFNVYTHPERLQANDK